The following coding sequences are from one Frigoribacterium sp. Leaf415 window:
- a CDS encoding alpha/beta hydrolase → MPDTTTLPRPPFDPEFVPFLEAMDARGRFRLETAMLPQMRQLDMKEAQLDEGLEARGLERRSITVPGHLGDPIALAVVQRIGRTGTAACAFAIHGGGMMFGHHLGNLDSYDDWLLVHDVVLVSPDYRLAPEHPDPYPVEDCYAGLVWVAEHADELGVDPDRIVLVGQSAGAGLAAGTALLARDRQGPAVAGQVLVSPMLDDRDATVSARQFDGVGVADREMTRFGWDAYLGDRRGGDDVSIYAAPGRATDLAGLPPAYVDCGSAEVFRDETVAYAGALWAAGVQAELHVWPGAFHGSTSMMPGATLSRRAVTALRDWTGRLLDPTP, encoded by the coding sequence GTGCCTGACACCACCACCCTGCCCCGCCCGCCGTTCGACCCCGAGTTCGTGCCCTTCCTGGAGGCGATGGACGCCCGCGGCCGCTTCCGCCTCGAGACCGCGATGCTGCCGCAGATGCGACAGCTGGACATGAAGGAGGCGCAGCTCGACGAAGGACTGGAGGCCCGCGGTCTCGAGAGGCGCAGCATCACCGTCCCCGGGCACCTCGGCGACCCGATCGCCCTCGCGGTCGTCCAGCGCATCGGCCGCACCGGGACGGCGGCCTGCGCGTTCGCGATCCACGGCGGCGGCATGATGTTCGGCCACCACCTCGGCAACCTCGACTCGTACGACGACTGGCTGCTCGTGCACGACGTCGTCCTGGTCAGCCCCGACTACCGTCTCGCCCCGGAGCACCCCGACCCGTACCCGGTCGAGGACTGCTACGCCGGCCTGGTCTGGGTCGCCGAGCACGCCGACGAGCTCGGCGTCGACCCGGATCGCATCGTCCTGGTCGGCCAGAGCGCCGGGGCAGGGCTCGCGGCGGGCACGGCACTCCTCGCCCGGGATCGCCAGGGGCCAGCCGTCGCCGGGCAGGTGCTGGTCAGCCCCATGCTCGACGACCGCGACGCGACCGTCTCCGCCCGGCAGTTCGACGGGGTGGGCGTCGCCGACCGCGAGATGACCCGGTTCGGCTGGGACGCCTACCTCGGCGACCGTCGCGGCGGTGACGACGTGTCGATCTACGCGGCACCGGGCCGAGCGACCGACCTCGCGGGCCTGCCGCCGGCGTACGTCGACTGCGGCAGCGCCGAGGTGTTCCGTGACGAGACCGTCGCCTACGCCGGCGCGCTCTGGGCGGCCGGCGTGCAGGCGGAGCTGCACGTGTGGCCCGGGGCGTTCCACGGGTCGACGAGCATGATGCCGGGAGCGACCCTGTCGCGCCGGGCCGTCACCGCCCTGCGCGACTGGACCGGGCGCCTCCTCGACCCGACCCCCTGA